From one Plasmodium malariae genome assembly, chromosome: 12 genomic stretch:
- the PmUG01_12067900 gene encoding conserved Plasmodium protein, unknown function gives MPNVGENKHRNNRNIFIDDTRNYKRKSIDEQDDYSIVEDFLYLNKEKTDSQNVQKENLYVNVNLGSTRTSAIGLNIEKSSNLGEKKIEESNSVKNYKNCGDQNELCLESPLNEIQRYQLTLLKRSNPTYPKSPKGIGTSSNMDGVYKHKTKHEEEKSRGNHNSSKVEISLKENINELNKCTDMKMQEHLLLIKSRKNFNDLRTSNMDDATLNDPKIASSKKKIEAENNTMIKCVNYMNKNNKMKGLLEIKKKEYYNEEYTLDDDNKIKKSNMIINRSKGYDSEYMNNEFIRKDKTYKLNEEAICISNRNTKMNEGHAILDDNTVTDMNTKRCGLTRKGIVYENYVIQKKNPLMSEKKYINDTNNKHDDTKKSSLHNNTNKNRIREVSTNSCKMDDGCMIYKRDKYVKNSVMQDNNGNDNSDNDDNNNDNDNNNSDNDNNNYSDNNNNSNNDNNNYSDNNNYSDNNNNDNNNYYYNNEEAGNNSNSHYSKRGDKSLNDKANTQFSKMYNYIDDICVNRTNNTKNVIKIVDNNTQTSFNINISNRENNLYERTMIDTNINAEGNGDMKTVNKNKTALTNVKMQDKKNCFGKALNDMTYNNAPNKIINKNTKNLNVNSKIKNDVAITYLTYEEITNFQFEINDDNINDMITKLIEITKDQEWTKQIENLINLRRILKFHHKLFFENHTKELRKICRSIIDLLNSPRSSVSKNALLCLSEFYSIGKKKMDITLDDVIIPCLKKAHQTSIDFLSSAANNALLSICNSCSESKLILHFVKIVTSKQKTYNLICLKCLIAVIIKYEENICKFKEMNKLIEALLECTAGGSAEIKCTARVALVVLDNICPIKQIGSKLHIPAEKIKKIENLTERTSENEIDMVLGKIKFS, from the exons atgccTAATGTAGGAGAAAACAAACATAGAAATAACAGAAACATATTCATAGACG ACACAAGAAATTACAAAAGGAAATCAATTGATGAACAAGATGATTATTCAATTGTTGAAGATTTTCTCTAtttaaataaggaaaaaacgGATTCACAGAATGTTCAGAAGGAAAACTTATACGTTAATGTTAATTTGGGTTCAACTCGTACTAGTGCTATAGgtttaaatatagaaaaaagtagtaacttaggggaaaaaaaaattgaagaatCAAATagtgtaaaaaattataaaaattgtggAGATCAAAATGAACTCTGTTTAGAATCTCCCCTAAATGAAATT CAAAGGTATCAACTGACTTTACTTAAAAGAAGCAACCCAACTTACCCTAAGTCGCCCAAAGGAATAGGAACTAGCAGTAATATGGACGGGGTATACaaacataaaacaaaacatgaagaagaaaaatctAGAGGGAATCATAATAGTTCAAAGGTTGAGATATccttaaaagaaaatataaatgagtTAAATAAGTGCACAGACATGAAAATGCAAGAACACCTTTTGCTAATAAAATCAAGAAAGAATTTTAATGATTTACGTACTAGCAATATGGATGATGCTACATTAAATGATCCAAAAATTGCCagttccaaaaaaaaaatagaagctGAAAATAATACGATGATCAAGTGTGTCAactatatgaataaaaataataaaatgaaaggaTTACTtgagataaaaaagaaagagtATTATAATGAGGAATATACTCTagatgatgataataaaattaaaaaaagtaatatgaTTATTAATAGAAGTAAAGGTTATGATAGcgaatatatgaataatgagTTTATCCGTAAGGACAAAACGTATAAGCTTAATGAAGAAGCAATATGTATCAGTAATAGAAACACTAAAATGAACGAAGGGCATGCAATTCTAGATGATAATACAGTAACTGATATGAACACTAAAAGATGTGGACTTACGCGTAAGGGTATCGTTTACGAAAACTACGTTATTCAAAAGAAAAACCCACTAATgagtgaaaaaaaatatataaatgatactaataataaacatGATGATACTAAGAAAAGTagtttacataataatacaaataaaaataggatACGTGAAGTGTCGACGAATAGCTGTAAAATGGACGATGGTTGTATGATTTACAAGAGAGATAAGTATGTTAAAAATAGTGTAATGCAGGATAATAATGGTAATGATAACAGtgataatgatgataataacaaCGATAacgataataataacagcgataacgataataataactatagtgataataataacaacagcaataacgataataataactatagtgataataataactatagtgataataataacaacgataataataattattattataataatgaagaagcaggtaataacagtaacagtCACTATAGCAAGAGAGGAGACAAAAGTTTGAATGATAAGGCAAATACGCAATTTTCCAAAATGTACAATTATATTGATGATATATGTGTGAATAGAACAAATAATactaaaaatgtaataaaaattgtagATAATAATACACAGACGTCTTTCAATATCAATATTTCTAATAGAGAAAATAACCTGTACGAAAGGACCATGATtgatacaaatataaatgcaGAAGGAAATGGCGATATGAAAacagtaaataaaaataaaaccgCTTTaacaaatgtaaaaatgcaggataaaaaaaattgttttggTAAAGCACTAAATGATATGACGTATAATAATGCaccaaataaaattattaacaagaATACAAAAAACTTAAATGTTAACTCCAAGATAAAAAATGACGTAGCAATAACTTACCTTACTTATGAAGAAATAACAAATTTTCAATTTGAAATAAATGATGATAACATAAATGATAtgataacaaaattaattgaAATTACAAAGGATCAAGAATGGACAAAAcaaatagaaaatttaattaatctACGAAGAATTCTAAAATTTCatcataaattattttttgaaaatcaTACAAAggaattaagaaaaatatgtagaTCAATTATAGATTTGCTAAATAGTCCAAGATCAAGTGTGTCAAAAAATGCACTATTATGTTTATCCGAATTTTACTCCattgggaaaaaaaaaatggatattACGTTAGATGATGTTATTATACCGTGCTTAAAAAAAGCACATCAGACCTCCATTGATTTTTTAAGCAGTGCTGCTAACAATGCATTACTCTCTATTTGTAATTCATGTAGTGAAAGTAAACTGATTCTccattttgttaaaatagtTACATC aAAACAAAAGACATATAACCTGATATGCTTAAAGTGTTTAATCGCTGTgattattaaatatgaagAGAACATTTgcaaatttaaagaaatgaATAAGCTAATAGAAGCCCTTCTTGAG TGTACTGCAGGTGGGAGCGCCGAAATAAAGTGCACAGCAAGAGTAGCTCTGGTTGTGCTTGAcaa CATATGCCCAATCAAACAAATAGGTAGCAAATTGCACATTCCagcagaaaaaataaaaaag ATAGAAAATTTGACGGAGCGAACATCAGAAAATGAAATTGATATGGTATtaggaaaaataaagtttAGCTAA
- the GEST gene encoding gamete egress and sporozoite traversal protein, putative, protein MKTFVCYIGLLITLALRLRATQFNSASHNPSSYIELGDRISNKVGATWKNQLDSFVDVVSTKIVDKLENDISNGNGLDNMMVLLENDAEIFDTDAYTGHNMALIQTEFIKKLKEKFNKSKFGNHLKKFGKHLKDKMKVLYLKHKDKLKKFLKVMIVGLVIPLAIKFIKKNLKIWEQRTLEATKKLDPDTRSVTTPIIQALYSKFEEKIDDYAAEHEISVDKELNVIQELEREKQDIENIENQEKMLKQN, encoded by the exons atgaaaacattTGTATGTTATATCGGTCTTTTAATTACACTGGCTCTTCGATTAAGAGCCACACAGTTTAATTCTGCAAGCCACAATCCTTCATCGTATATTGAAC tTGGTGATAGAATTTCAAATAAAGTGGGAGCAACATGGAAAAACCAGTTAGATTCATTCGTAGATGTTGTATCTACAAAAATAGTGGACAAATTAGAAAATGATATATCAAATGGAAATGGTTTAGATAATATGATGGTTCTTCTTGAA aaTGATGCAGAAATCTTCGACACAGATGCCTACACAGGTCATAACATGGCACTTATTCAAACTGAATTTATAAAGAAGTTGAAAGAAAAGTTTAACAAGAGTAAATTTGGAAATcatctaaaaaaatttggtaaacatttaaaagataaaatgaaaGTTCTTTATCTTAAACACAAAGATAAATTGAAGAAATTTTTGAAAGTTATGATTGTCGGTTTAGTTATACCCCTCGCAATCAAGttcataaagaaaaatttgaaaatatggGAACAAAGAACGTTAGAAGCTACTAAAAAACTTGATCCAGATACTAGAAGTGTAACGACACCAATTATTCAAGCTTTATATAGTAaatttgaagaaaaaattgacGATTATGCTGCGGAACACGAAATAAGTGTTGACAAAGAATTGAATGTAATTCAAGAATTGGAAAGAGAGAAGCAagatattgaaaatatagaaaatcaagaaaaaatgttaaagcAGAATTAG
- the PmUG01_12068100 gene encoding conserved Plasmodium protein, unknown function: MEKNDVNKSSKLMKIKRSLSMSLYFIGISTLSFFICTTKRRKEWADIMLDYVHHKRCSFLSNSWETFLKRFKS; this comes from the exons ATGGAAAAGAATGACGTTAACAAATCATCTAAATTGATGAAGataa AAAGGAGTTTGTCAAtgagtttatattttattggtATTTCCAccttatcattttttatctgTACtacaaaaagaagaaaagagtg GGCAGACATAATGCTTGACTATGTTCATCACAAAAGGTGTTCTTTTTTATCCAATTCGTGGGAAACGTTTTTGAAGAGATTTAAgtcataa
- the PmUG01_12068200 gene encoding Appr-1-p processing domain protein, putative, whose protein sequence is MQWIKICFFFKLTEKGTFLHSSLFNPFLRNFKTNKNVSINKLIRKKKIRSHELHSIEDIEPLLQEKQHDVFQNYPTIKNMNKIIDVQSIPIFKKNENPYSILNKIALHFGDLSYLKGDVAVNGTNKMFELMKEGNGYDCSGNFLKTCGDSLFNDIKNIRDQNKDKDLLITKGHKSAYKYIIHTVEPYYNETTKLKKCYKDVLLAAKNNSFKTVVFPLLGSGISLFKKHDVVISCLEGIYEFLKEKDNFISVDKVVICTINDTYWMLLRDSIPLYLDENTN, encoded by the exons ATGCAATGGATAAagatttgttttttttttaagttaacTGAGAAAGGTACTTTCCTTCATAGCTCATTATTTAATCCATTTTTACGCAATTtcaaaacaaataaaaatgtgagtattaacaaattaataagaaagaagaaaataagaaGCCACGAATTACACAGTATAGAAGATATAGAACCCCTGTTACAAGAGAAACAACATGATGTTTTTCAAAACTATCCTACTATTAagaatatgaataaaattatagacGTACAGAGTAttcctatttttaaaaaaaatgagaaccCATAcagtattttaaataaaatagctCTACATTTTGGAG aCTTATCATACCTAAAGGGTGATGTGGCTGTAAATGGAACAAACAAGATGTTTGAATTAATGAAAGAAGGTAACGGTTATGACTGTTCAggtaattttttgaaaacatGTGGTGATTCTTTgtttaatgatataaaaaatattcgaGATCAAAATAAAGACAAAGATTTATTGATAACAAAAGGGCACAAGagtgcatataaatatattatacatactgTGGAACCATATTACAATGAaacaacaaaattaaaaaagtgcTATAAAGATGTCTTATTAGctgcaaaaaataattcttttaaaactGTTGTTTTCCCATTACTTGGTAGTGGTAttagtttatttaaaaaacatgaTGTTGTTATAAGTTGTTTAGAAGGAATATATGAAttcttaaaagaaaaagataattttatttcagtTGATAAAGTAGTTATATGTACCATTAATGATACATACTGGATGCTTTTACGAGATTCAATACCATTATATTTGGATGAAAATACCAATTAG
- the PmUG01_12068300 gene encoding conserved Plasmodium protein, unknown function — translation MSSIINYSKFDKIDVSSSDDENKNRKPHVTTLCHNDKVVIGPSGLTILKNNEDQMQNDEVTKVTNESGNERVVNDKPIKSVRKDDAYNGNAIITHTANNNDEGNENKGSLINENLLKNMVINGGVVPYKYIWNQSKHDINGYIVLPLHCKAKSLVVQIYEDKLIIKRNKNEKTLNNKNKSNEINSLDNFEILINKYFSFKINMNEDTQLWEIKNMKINWNSLFHLSNKINNQNANFDFVHNRDDKEETFLYISLKKKNEIENAYIWWSSLFKNEEQINISSLPSRISTNKNNNSTSFKNLWNEAHENFKKNIAKKGLPFPVGP, via the coding sequence ATGAGTAGCATAATTAACTATTCAAAGTTTGATAAAATAGACGTAAGCTCATCAGATgacgaaaataaaaatagaaaaccTCATGTAACCACATTATGTCACAATGACAAAGTAGTAATTGGGCCAAGTGGATTaacaattttgaaaaataacgAGGATCAGATGCAAAATGATGAGGTAACAAAAGTTACGAACGAGTCAGGAAACGAACGTGTTGTTAATGATAAACCAATTAAAAGTGTGAGAAAGGATGATGCCTATAATGGTAATGCTATCATTACACACACTGccaataataatgatgaaggGAATGAAAATAAAGGCAGCTTGATTAATGAGaaccttttaaaaaatatggtaaTAAATGGAGGAGTTGTtccatataaatatatttggaaTCAGTCAAAACATGATATTAATGGTTATATAGTTTTACCATTACATTGTAAAGCTAAATCATTAgtagtacaaatatatgaagaCAAATTGATTatcaaaagaaataaaaatgagaaaacattaaataataaaaacaaaagtaaCGAGATTAATTCGTTAGATAATTtcgaaatattaattaataaatatttttcatttaaaataaatatgaatgaaGATACACAACTATGGGAAATaaagaatatgaaaataaattggAATTCCCTTTTTCACTTatctaataaaataaataatcaaaatGCAAACTTTGATTTTGTACACAATAGAGATGATAAAGAAGAaacctttttatatatttcattaaaaaaaaaaaatgaaattgaaAATGCTTACATTTGGTGGTCAAgtctatttaaaaatgaggaacaaataaatatatcgaGTTTACCATCTCGTATTTCgactaataaaaataacaatagcacatcctttaaaaatttatggaATGAAGCACacgaaaattttaaaaaaaacatagcTAAAAAGGGCCTTCCCTTTCCGGTCGGCCCGTGA